From the Brachionichthys hirsutus isolate HB-005 unplaced genomic scaffold, CSIRO-AGI_Bhir_v1 contig_1181, whole genome shotgun sequence genome, one window contains:
- the LOC137915596 gene encoding major histocompatibility complex class I-related gene protein-like yields the protein LVLVLGTGVPGAVGETHSLKYFETASSGVSNFPEFVSVGLIDDVQMYHYDSKTKRAEPKQDWMDKVTAEDPEYWTRQTGIQVGIQEQSKFNMETLRKRFNQSEGLFVFIKCCSVSLSGVHIFQRLTGCEWDDETGEVTGFQQFGYNGEHFIVLDLKTETWIAPSPQAVITKHRWDHDRARMEYKKYYFTQECPEWGRKYLEYGRSSLLRTDLPSVFLLQKTPSSPVSCFATGFYPDRAALFWRKDGEELHEEVEHGEILPNHDGTFQMSVDLDLSSAAAEDWRRYDCVFQLFGVKDDLVTRLDKGKIWTNWEEPTNVNAIIIIVITAAVLPVLTAAVGFKLYRQRTGKPRPPSEDSAELTKRLQPEVDMQLELDMQLEADMQPEVDIQPEVVIQPARVGTRTE from the exons ctggttctggttctgggtacaggtgtacctggggcggtgggag agactcactctttgaagtatttcgagacggcgtcttctggagtctcaaacttcccggagtttgtgtccgttggtttgatcgatgacgtccagatgtatcactatgacagtaagaccaagagagcagaacccaaacaggactggatggacaaagtcacagcagaggatccagagtactggacccgACAGACGGGGATCCAAGTGGGGATCCAAGAACAGTCCAAATTCAACATGGAAACTTTAaggaagcgcttcaaccaatcagaaggtttgtttgtgtttattaaatgttgt tctgtctctctctcaggtgtccacatttTCCAGCGGCTGactggctgtgagtgggacgatgagactggagaggtcactggttttcaGCAGTTTGGTTATAATGGAGAAcacttcatcgtcctggacctgaagacggagacatggatcgctcccagtcctcaggctgtcatcaccaaacacagatgggatcatgatAGAGCTAGGATGGAATACAAGAAGTATTACTTCACCCAggagtgtcctgagtgggggaggaagtatctggagtatgggaggagctctttgctgagaacag acctcccctcagtgtttctcctccagaagactccttcctctcccgtcagctgcttcgctacaggtttctacccagacagagccgctctcttctggaggaaggatggggaggagcttcatgaggaggtggagcacggagagatcctccccaaccatgacggaaccttccagatgagtgtggacctggacctttcatcggcggcggctgaagactggaggaggtacgactgtgtgttccagctcttcggtgtgaaggacgacttggtcaccagactggacaagggaaagatctggaccaactggg aggaacccactaacgtaaacgccatcatcatcatcgtcatcactgcagcggttcttcccgtcctcacggctgccgttggattcaagctgtacagacagaggacag gtaaacctcgtccaccttctgaggacagcgctgagctcacgaagagactgcagccagaggtggac